Proteins encoded together in one Streptomyces sp. NA04227 window:
- a CDS encoding bifunctional polysaccharide deacetylase/glycosyltransferase family 2 protein → MSQNASVRRPPRGHWLLLLLVLTVIVATLLFEGWATHQVDPARTKPACTEPIPRQADDGQPILRFGENGVQTSAMPARTVALTFDGGPDPVWTPRILDLLRKHHARATFFVYGQGAVRHPELMRRIVHEGHEVGSYTYTGGDLGVASRFRARLELSLTQAALAGTADINTRLLRLPHTTEADTLCGPEWPAAERAADQGYLIVAADAQDRDPTRGMVKQASHTNLGYRETEDLLRNRGIERFTTISGGLGRPSFVSPAPVDQQIKGVGFIWSQQLGSLFAKLMKWTLIFSGSLGVLRMLMLMVFARMHVRRLHTYRPGAPRLREVRDPVTVLVPAYNEEAGIASTVYSLLASTHPELQIIVIDDGSSDTTADIAEAIDDPRVTVIRKANGGKPSALNTGLANARHDIVVMVDADTILEPEALSRLVQPLAHPSVGAVSGNTKVGNRRSLLGKWQHLEYVLGFNLDRRMAEVLECMPTVPGAIGAFRKDALMGVGGVSDETLAEDTDLTMAMWRAGWRVVYVESAVAWTEVPTTVRQLWRQRYRWCYGTLQSMWKHRSSLREIGPSGRFGRRGLAYIALFQILLPLCGPLVDLFALYGFLFDDVAQAVTVWLSFLMVQVLTAWYALRLDRERLRVLWSLPLQLFVYRQLMYLVVIHSVITALLGTRLKWHSMQRAGTADPLLPEEPLVDSPERRRLPSK, encoded by the coding sequence GTGAGCCAGAACGCCTCTGTTCGTCGACCGCCACGCGGACACTGGCTGCTGCTCCTGCTCGTCCTGACGGTGATCGTGGCCACGCTGCTCTTCGAGGGCTGGGCCACGCACCAGGTCGACCCGGCGCGCACCAAGCCGGCGTGCACAGAGCCCATCCCGCGGCAGGCCGACGACGGCCAGCCCATCCTGCGCTTCGGCGAGAACGGCGTGCAGACCTCGGCCATGCCCGCGCGGACCGTCGCGCTGACCTTCGACGGCGGCCCCGACCCGGTGTGGACCCCGCGCATCCTGGACCTGCTGCGCAAGCACCACGCCCGGGCCACCTTCTTCGTCTACGGCCAGGGCGCGGTGCGCCACCCGGAGCTGATGCGGCGGATCGTGCACGAGGGCCACGAGGTCGGCTCGTACACCTACACCGGCGGTGACCTCGGCGTCGCCTCCCGCTTCCGCGCGCGCCTGGAACTGTCCCTGACCCAGGCCGCGCTCGCGGGCACCGCGGACATCAACACCCGGCTGCTGCGACTGCCGCACACCACCGAGGCGGACACCCTCTGCGGGCCGGAGTGGCCCGCCGCCGAACGCGCCGCCGACCAGGGCTACCTGATCGTCGCCGCCGACGCACAGGACCGCGACCCGACCCGTGGCATGGTCAAGCAGGCCAGCCACACCAACCTCGGCTACCGCGAGACCGAGGACCTGCTGCGCAACCGCGGCATCGAGCGCTTCACCACCATCAGCGGCGGCCTCGGCCGTCCGTCCTTCGTCAGCCCGGCCCCGGTCGATCAGCAGATCAAGGGCGTCGGCTTCATCTGGTCCCAGCAACTCGGCAGCCTGTTCGCCAAGCTCATGAAGTGGACGCTGATCTTCTCGGGCTCCCTCGGCGTCCTGCGGATGCTGATGCTGATGGTGTTCGCCCGGATGCATGTGCGCAGGCTGCACACCTACCGGCCCGGGGCGCCCCGGCTGCGCGAGGTCCGTGACCCGGTGACGGTGCTGGTCCCCGCGTACAACGAGGAGGCGGGCATCGCCTCGACCGTCTACTCGCTGCTCGCCTCGACCCATCCCGAGCTGCAGATCATCGTGATCGACGACGGCTCCTCGGACACCACCGCGGACATCGCCGAGGCCATCGACGACCCGCGCGTGACCGTCATCCGCAAAGCCAACGGCGGCAAGCCCAGCGCGCTCAACACTGGCCTGGCCAACGCCCGGCACGACATCGTGGTGATGGTCGACGCCGACACGATCCTCGAACCGGAGGCACTGTCCCGGCTCGTACAGCCGCTCGCCCACCCGTCCGTCGGCGCGGTCAGCGGCAACACCAAGGTCGGCAACCGCCGTAGCCTGCTCGGCAAGTGGCAGCACCTGGAGTACGTGCTCGGCTTCAACCTCGACCGCCGGATGGCCGAGGTCCTGGAGTGCATGCCCACCGTGCCCGGCGCGATCGGCGCCTTCCGCAAGGACGCGCTGATGGGCGTCGGCGGCGTCAGCGACGAGACCCTCGCCGAGGACACCGACCTCACCATGGCGATGTGGCGGGCCGGCTGGCGGGTGGTCTACGTGGAGTCCGCCGTCGCCTGGACCGAGGTGCCCACCACCGTGCGCCAGCTGTGGCGCCAGCGCTACCGCTGGTGCTACGGCACCCTCCAGTCGATGTGGAAGCACCGCAGCTCGCTGCGCGAGATCGGGCCCTCGGGCCGGTTCGGCCGCCGCGGCCTGGCGTACATCGCGCTGTTCCAGATCCTGCTGCCGCTGTGCGGCCCGCTGGTGGACCTCTTCGCGCTGTACGGCTTCCTCTTCGACGACGTCGCCCAGGCGGTCACGGTCTGGCTCAGCTTCCTGATGGTCCAGGTGCTCACGGCCTGGTACGCGCTGCGCCTGGACCGGGAACGGCTGCGCGTGCTGTGGTCGTTGCCGCTCCAGCTGTTCGTCTACCGGCAGCTGATGTACCTGGTGGTGATCCACTCCGTGATCACGGCACTGCTCGGCACCCGTCTGAAGTGGCACAGCATGCAGCGCGCGGGCACCGCGGACCCGCTGCTGCCCGAAGAGCCACTCGTCGACTCGCCCGAGCGGCGCCGCCTGCCGTCGAAGTGA
- a CDS encoding ATP-binding protein, giving the protein MRDPLSVLTDAFTSFLFGKVETTRLPVRTSTGQAQAVYLPTAAPGLGDSGVIIGREVYSGKGYIYDPFQLYGQQLPAPHWLVLGESGNGKSALEKTYVLRQLRFRDRQVVVLDAQGEDGVGEWNLIAEELGITPIRLDPTAALDMGIRLNPLDPSITSTGQLALLRTIIEVAMGHGLDERAGFALKVAHSYVNETITARQPVLTDIVEQLRHPEPDSAEAMNVALEDVRAWGLDVALVLDRLVDGDLRGMFDGPTTVGIDLDAPLIVFDLSHIDRNSIAMPILMAIVGVWLEHTWIRPDRKKRIFLVEEAWHIINSPFVAQLFQRLLKFGRRLGLSFVAVVHHLSDVVDGAAAKEAAAILKMASTRTIYAQKADEARATGRVLGLPRWAVEIIPTLTPGIAVWDVNGNVQVVKHLITEAERPLVFTDRAMTEASRVDPELADDALRAAELEAERRAAYMEQQMNDSTVA; this is encoded by the coding sequence ATGCGGGATCCGCTGTCCGTCCTCACGGACGCCTTCACCTCCTTCCTGTTCGGCAAGGTGGAGACGACCCGGCTGCCGGTGCGCACCTCCACCGGCCAGGCCCAGGCCGTCTATCTGCCCACGGCCGCGCCCGGCCTCGGCGACTCCGGCGTGATCATCGGCCGCGAGGTGTACTCCGGCAAGGGCTACATCTACGACCCCTTCCAGCTCTACGGCCAGCAACTCCCGGCCCCGCACTGGCTGGTGCTCGGCGAGTCCGGCAACGGCAAGTCGGCACTGGAAAAGACGTACGTACTACGGCAGTTGAGGTTCCGTGACCGGCAGGTCGTGGTCCTGGACGCGCAGGGCGAGGACGGCGTCGGCGAGTGGAACCTGATCGCCGAGGAGCTGGGGATCACCCCGATCCGGCTCGACCCGACGGCCGCCCTGGACATGGGCATCCGGCTCAACCCCCTTGACCCGTCGATCACTTCGACCGGTCAGCTGGCGCTGCTGCGCACCATCATCGAGGTGGCCATGGGCCACGGTCTGGACGAACGCGCGGGCTTCGCCCTCAAGGTGGCGCACTCCTACGTCAACGAGACGATCACCGCACGACAGCCCGTACTGACCGACATCGTCGAGCAGTTGCGGCACCCGGAGCCGGACTCCGCGGAGGCGATGAACGTCGCCCTGGAGGACGTACGCGCCTGGGGACTGGACGTCGCGCTGGTGCTCGACCGGCTGGTCGACGGTGACCTGCGGGGCATGTTCGACGGTCCGACGACGGTCGGTATCGACCTGGACGCGCCGCTGATCGTCTTCGACCTCTCGCACATCGACCGCAACTCGATCGCGATGCCGATCCTGATGGCGATCGTCGGCGTCTGGCTGGAGCACACCTGGATCAGGCCGGACCGCAAGAAGCGCATCTTCCTGGTCGAAGAGGCCTGGCACATCATCAACTCCCCCTTCGTGGCGCAGCTGTTCCAGCGGCTGCTGAAGTTCGGGCGGCGGCTCGGTCTGTCCTTCGTGGCGGTGGTGCACCACCTGTCCGACGTCGTCGACGGCGCGGCGGCCAAGGAGGCGGCCGCGATCCTCAAGATGGCCTCGACCCGGACCATCTACGCCCAGAAGGCCGACGAGGCGCGGGCCACCGGACGCGTGCTCGGCCTGCCGCGCTGGGCGGTCGAGATCATTCCGACGCTGACCCCGGGTATCGCGGTCTGGGACGTGAACGGCAATGTGCAGGTGGTCAAGCACCTGATCACGGAGGCCGAGCGGCCGCTGGTCTTCACCGACCGGGCCATGACGGAGGCCTCCCGCGTGGACCCCGAGCTGGCGGACGACGCGCTGCGCGCCGCCGAACTCGAGGCCGAGCGGCGGGCGGCGTACATGGAGCAGCAGATGAACGACTCGACGGTGGCCTGA
- a CDS encoding SCO6880 family protein codes for MTHASHPVSPRRTYLIGRARPNAMIGRNRETGEIALIVVGAFLGMMCGLLVPVLSLRIVLLMGFPLLAFAAVYVPYKGRTFYKWFEINRSFKRHLRRGGAYQSGAVEAGTRLDGREVEVGPPPGIGRISWLAAPFGPDEIAVLLHADRRTVTAAIEIEGPGVGLRDSEDQEALVDRFGTLLKHVANGDGFVTRLQMLARTLPADPDAHAKDVAQRGDDKSPHWLRGSYDQLQSMVSTSSEQHRAYLVACMHYSRELAAEAQALARAARGHDGRRLDRDSGLAVVMARELTDICSRLQEADIRVRQPLGQGRLASLVHSMYDPDHPIDHIQAMTQRNAWPAELDAMEPTYLQAKTRESSTREPWCHATAWVKEWPMTPVGVNFLAPLLVHTPDVIRTVAVTMDLEPTEIAIERMLTEKTNDAAEASRAAKMNRTVDPRDIAAHSRLDQRGEDLASGAAGVNLVGYITVSSRNPEALARDKRTIRASAGKSYLKLEWCDREHHRAFVNTLPFATGIRR; via the coding sequence ATGACGCACGCCTCGCATCCGGTCTCGCCCCGCCGTACCTATCTGATCGGCCGGGCCAGGCCCAACGCGATGATCGGCCGCAACCGCGAGACCGGCGAGATCGCCCTGATCGTCGTGGGCGCCTTCCTCGGCATGATGTGCGGCCTGCTGGTCCCGGTGCTCAGCCTGCGGATCGTGCTGCTCATGGGGTTCCCGCTGCTGGCGTTCGCCGCCGTATACGTGCCGTACAAGGGGCGCACCTTCTACAAGTGGTTCGAGATCAACCGGAGTTTCAAGCGTCATCTGCGCCGCGGCGGTGCCTACCAGTCGGGCGCCGTGGAGGCCGGCACCCGCCTCGACGGGCGTGAGGTCGAGGTGGGCCCGCCGCCCGGTATCGGCCGGATCAGCTGGCTGGCCGCGCCGTTCGGCCCCGACGAGATCGCCGTACTGCTGCACGCGGACCGCCGCACCGTGACCGCCGCCATCGAGATCGAGGGCCCGGGCGTCGGACTGCGCGACTCGGAGGACCAGGAGGCCCTGGTCGACCGGTTCGGGACGCTGCTCAAGCATGTGGCCAACGGCGACGGTTTCGTCACCCGGCTGCAGATGCTGGCCCGTACGCTGCCCGCCGACCCCGACGCGCACGCCAAGGACGTCGCCCAGCGCGGGGACGACAAGTCGCCGCACTGGCTGCGGGGTTCGTACGACCAGTTGCAGTCGATGGTGTCCACGAGCAGTGAGCAGCACCGCGCCTATCTGGTCGCCTGTATGCACTACTCGCGTGAACTCGCCGCCGAGGCACAGGCCTTGGCGCGGGCGGCGCGCGGGCACGACGGGCGCAGGCTGGACCGGGACTCGGGTCTGGCCGTCGTCATGGCACGTGAACTCACCGATATCTGCTCGCGGTTGCAGGAGGCCGACATCCGAGTGCGCCAGCCGCTCGGCCAGGGCAGGCTCGCCTCGCTGGTGCATTCGATGTACGACCCCGACCATCCGATCGACCACATCCAGGCGATGACCCAGCGCAACGCCTGGCCGGCCGAGCTGGACGCGATGGAGCCCACCTACCTCCAGGCCAAGACCCGCGAGTCCAGCACCCGCGAGCCCTGGTGCCACGCCACGGCCTGGGTGAAGGAGTGGCCGATGACGCCGGTCGGGGTGAACTTCCTGGCGCCGCTGCTCGTGCACACCCCGGACGTGATCCGGACCGTCGCGGTGACGATGGACCTGGAGCCGACCGAGATCGCCATCGAGCGGATGCTCACGGAGAAGACCAACGACGCGGCAGAGGCCAGTCGTGCGGCCAAGATGAACCGCACCGTCGACCCGCGCGACATCGCCGCCCACTCGCGGCTCGACCAGCGCGGCGAGGACCTGGCCAGCGGCGCCGCCGGGGTCAACCTGGTCGGCTACATCACGGTCTCCTCGCGCAACCCGGAGGCGCTGGCCCGGGACAAGCGCACGATAAGGGCCTCGGCGGGCAAGTCGTACCTGAAGCTGGAATGGTGCGACCGCGAGCACCACCGGGCCTTCGTCAACACGCTCCCGTTCGCCACCGGCATCCGGAGGTAG
- a CDS encoding RNA polymerase sigma factor, with protein sequence MPHSTQGGGTKAPAPPPTDRTTARASFDEVFCSLLDRLYRRAAILAGTPHAAEDAVHEVYLKLVHRPERFLAHPEPYAYAFATLVSVLRSGWRRDRRQTPVAEVEQTWVAGQSAHWAWDGGVEQRAGELGVVALLGQLTVRQAGVIILVDLDGYTIDQAAEILGVHRGTVSRNRDRGLHKLRGSLRRIEREGRRA encoded by the coding sequence GTGCCGCACTCCACTCAAGGCGGCGGGACAAAGGCGCCCGCGCCGCCGCCCACCGACCGGACCACCGCACGTGCCTCGTTCGACGAGGTCTTCTGCTCACTGCTCGACCGCCTCTACCGACGTGCGGCGATACTGGCGGGCACACCGCACGCGGCCGAGGACGCCGTACACGAGGTCTACCTCAAGCTGGTCCACCGCCCGGAAAGGTTCCTCGCCCACCCCGAGCCTTACGCCTACGCCTTCGCCACCCTGGTGAGCGTGCTGCGCAGCGGCTGGCGAAGAGACCGGCGGCAGACACCGGTGGCGGAGGTCGAGCAGACGTGGGTGGCAGGTCAGTCGGCGCACTGGGCGTGGGACGGCGGTGTCGAGCAGCGGGCGGGCGAGCTGGGAGTGGTCGCACTGCTCGGGCAGCTGACGGTACGGCAGGCAGGGGTGATCATTCTGGTCGACCTCGACGGGTACACCATCGACCAGGCCGCCGAGATCCTCGGGGTCCACCGCGGCACGGTGTCCAGGAACCGGGACCGGGGGCTGCACAAGCTCCGCGGCTCACTGCGCCGCATCGAGCGGGAAGGACGACGGGCGTGA
- a CDS encoding bifunctional lytic transglycosylase/C40 family peptidase, which produces MRKVWIVGGLAGSLCSFVALLLIGTFVVAGNMSAGTGGGTVGLAKGAVPGQYQPIVQKWGNLCPALNPALLAAQLYQESGFNPQAKSPADARGIAQFIPTTWAAHGVDGDGDGDKDIWDPADAIPSAATYDCELAKYVRKEPGNQTHNMLAAYNAGAYAVIKYDGVPPYKETQNYVRIITTLEKSFARPIDRVEPSQQAAGAIYFAQKKLGTEYLWGGNGTAEQGGRFDCSGLTKASYESVGIELPRVANDQYNAGPHPRRDELLPGDLVFFSDDLTNSRKIRHVGIYVGGGYMIDAPRAGAVIRFDPIDTPDYFGATRVTQDGAKALPTKPANA; this is translated from the coding sequence GTGCGCAAGGTCTGGATCGTCGGCGGACTCGCCGGGTCGTTGTGCTCGTTCGTCGCGCTGTTGTTGATCGGGACCTTCGTGGTCGCCGGGAACATGTCGGCGGGTACGGGCGGTGGCACCGTCGGCCTCGCGAAGGGCGCCGTGCCCGGTCAGTACCAGCCGATCGTGCAGAAGTGGGGCAATCTCTGCCCGGCGCTGAATCCGGCGCTGCTGGCCGCACAGCTCTACCAGGAGAGCGGTTTCAACCCGCAGGCGAAGAGCCCGGCCGACGCGCGCGGCATAGCGCAGTTCATCCCCACCACCTGGGCCGCCCACGGGGTCGACGGGGACGGGGACGGTGACAAGGACATCTGGGATCCCGCCGACGCCATCCCCTCGGCGGCCACGTACGACTGCGAGCTCGCCAAGTACGTGCGCAAGGAGCCAGGGAACCAGACGCACAACATGCTCGCCGCGTACAACGCGGGCGCCTACGCCGTCATCAAGTACGACGGGGTGCCGCCGTACAAGGAGACGCAGAACTACGTACGGATCATCACGACCCTGGAGAAGAGCTTCGCGCGGCCCATCGACCGCGTCGAGCCGTCCCAGCAGGCCGCCGGTGCCATCTACTTCGCGCAGAAGAAACTCGGGACCGAGTACCTGTGGGGCGGAAACGGAACCGCCGAGCAAGGCGGGCGCTTCGACTGTTCAGGGCTGACGAAGGCCTCGTACGAGAGTGTGGGGATCGAGCTGCCCCGGGTGGCCAATGATCAGTACAACGCCGGGCCGCATCCCCGGCGGGACGAACTGCTCCCCGGTGATCTGGTGTTCTTCTCGGACGATCTGACCAACTCGCGCAAGATCCGGCATGTCGGGATCTATGTGGGCGGTGGGTACATGATCGACGCGCCCCGGGCCGGTGCCGTGATCCGATTCGATCCCATCGACACCCCGGATTATTTCGGGGCGACGCGAGTGACCCAGGATGGCGCGAAGGCGCTGCCGACAAAACCGGCGAACGCCTGA
- a CDS encoding phosphatase PAP2 family protein: MNAAIEASGSNPDVSLLVDVNHLSRSTPNWFDRFVEFAGDRGLLLLLVPLLAACWWMLRRQPAERGGAAASMAALLWAPLAASLALLVNLPIKDFVERQRPFVDHTEVDVLADGTSGFSFVSDHATLAMAVGAALFVAHRGFGLAAIGIALLEGASRVYLGVSYPSDVVGGFALGTAVALLFAPAASALLTPLMKRAARSPRLGRLVSAPAAAGADDGGRLELPEPRPEMRSGGGSTERDLAA; encoded by the coding sequence GTGAACGCCGCTATCGAGGCCTCCGGGTCCAATCCCGACGTCAGCCTGCTCGTCGACGTGAACCATCTGAGCCGTTCCACGCCGAACTGGTTCGACAGGTTCGTCGAATTCGCGGGTGACCGGGGGCTGTTGCTCCTCCTCGTTCCGCTGCTTGCCGCCTGCTGGTGGATGCTGCGCAGACAGCCCGCCGAGCGCGGCGGAGCGGCGGCCTCGATGGCGGCGCTGCTGTGGGCGCCCCTCGCCGCCTCGCTCGCGCTGCTGGTCAACCTGCCGATAAAGGACTTCGTGGAGCGGCAGCGTCCGTTCGTGGACCACACGGAGGTCGACGTCCTGGCCGACGGCACCTCCGGGTTCTCCTTCGTCAGTGACCACGCCACGCTCGCCATGGCCGTGGGTGCCGCCCTGTTCGTCGCTCATCGCGGCTTCGGGCTGGCCGCCATCGGGATCGCCCTGCTCGAGGGGGCGTCCCGGGTCTACCTGGGGGTCAGCTATCCCTCGGACGTCGTCGGCGGCTTCGCCCTCGGCACCGCCGTGGCCCTGCTGTTCGCCCCGGCCGCCTCGGCCCTGCTCACTCCGCTGATGAAACGGGCCGCCCGGTCGCCGCGCCTCGGACGGCTGGTCAGCGCACCGGCCGCGGCGGGCGCCGACGACGGCGGGCGGCTCGAACTGCCGGAGCCACGCCCGGAGATGCGTTCCGGCGGGGGCTCGACAGAGCGGGACCTGGCGGCGTAG